Proteins co-encoded in one Cupriavidus nantongensis genomic window:
- the mads1 gene encoding methylation-associated defense system helix-turn-helix domain-containing protein MAD1, with amino-acid sequence MTDAESEILTLEEVAAYLKAGKRTVYRLAQRGEIPAFKLGGTWRFRRSELDSWIASSISKMKPETD; translated from the coding sequence ATGACTGACGCCGAAAGCGAAATCCTTACGCTTGAAGAGGTCGCGGCATACCTCAAAGCGGGCAAGCGGACGGTCTATCGCCTGGCTCAAAGGGGAGAGATCCCGGCATTCAAGTTGGGAGGGACGTGGCGTTTCCGGCGATCCGAACTGGATAGTTGGATCGCCAGCAGCATCAGCAAGATGAAACCGGAGACGGACTGA
- a CDS encoding SNF2-related protein, which yields MQLLTPQQRQYVAWLLTRRAAGDAVESLASTLVDSQVDLNPHQVDAALFACRNPLSRGVLLADEVGLGKTIEAGLVISQRWVERRRKILIIVPASLRKQWHQELQDKFGLQGLILEAKSYNAIRKQDRQHPFLFASGPVICSYQFAKSKADDVKSIDWDLVVLDEAHRLRNVYKTSNVIAKTLKEALSHVHSKVLLTATPLQNSLLELYGLVSFIDDRVFGDLDSFRSQFTGREQAFNALRDRLAPICKRTLRKQVQPYVSYTARKAIIQEFTPSNEEQELSRLVADYLRRPNLKAMPEGQRQLISLVLWKLLASSSHAIAGALETMAKRLQGVLDETAEIPDLAEELDEDYESLDETADEWSEQEAASTTPSRSERNAIAQEIEELRHFKALATSIRDNAKGKALLTALDRAFAELDRLGAARKAIIFTESKRTQEYLLSLLADTPYGDGIVLFNGTNSDQRAQAIYKDWLKRHEGTDRITGSKTADTRAALVEHFKERGKVMIATEAGAEGINLQFCSLVINYDLPWNPQRIEQRIGRCHRYGQKHDVVVVNFVDLSNEADKRVYELLAQKFQLFEGVFGASDEVLGAIGSGVDFERRIADIYQNCREPEEIKSSFEQLRLDLSGEISDAMVKTRQLLLENFDEEVQAKLRVRAEDSHSARSRFEQMLMELSSAELGEFASFDDHGFLLQRVPDGIDASARAGIELGRYELPRRSGDAHLYRIHHPLASWVTEKAKARTLEAAKLVFDYDAYGTRVSTLEPYRGKAGWLTLKLIEVDALGNQEQHLLVTAITSDGITLLEDDPRKLLRLPAVAQPPSLLSSADDSALASDVEARKAELLREINQRNLGYFEQEVQKLDAWADDLKLGLEQEIKEIDRQIKEVRSTAATAPTLEEKLSWQKKQRELEGKRSKLRRDLFSRQDEVEAQRNGLIGQLELQLQQQVEEHMLFTIEWELK from the coding sequence ATGCAGCTCTTGACACCGCAGCAACGTCAGTACGTTGCGTGGCTGCTCACGCGCCGTGCGGCGGGCGACGCCGTGGAGTCGCTGGCCTCAACACTGGTCGACTCGCAGGTTGATCTCAATCCGCATCAGGTAGATGCCGCTCTCTTCGCCTGCCGCAATCCCCTTTCGCGCGGTGTACTCCTCGCTGATGAAGTCGGACTTGGCAAGACTATCGAAGCAGGGTTGGTCATCTCGCAGCGTTGGGTGGAACGGCGGCGCAAGATTCTCATCATCGTCCCGGCCAGCCTGCGCAAGCAGTGGCACCAGGAGCTGCAAGACAAGTTCGGCCTTCAAGGGTTGATTCTCGAAGCCAAAAGCTACAACGCGATCCGTAAGCAGGATCGACAGCATCCATTTCTGTTCGCCTCCGGCCCGGTCATCTGCTCCTACCAGTTCGCCAAGTCCAAGGCTGACGATGTCAAGAGCATCGACTGGGACCTGGTCGTCCTTGACGAAGCGCATCGCCTGCGCAACGTCTACAAGACCAGCAACGTCATTGCCAAAACACTCAAGGAGGCGTTGTCGCACGTTCACTCCAAGGTGCTTCTGACCGCAACGCCGTTGCAGAACTCGTTGCTCGAACTCTATGGGCTGGTCAGCTTCATCGATGACCGGGTGTTCGGAGACCTTGACAGCTTTCGCTCACAATTTACTGGCCGGGAACAGGCCTTCAACGCCTTGCGTGACCGACTGGCCCCCATCTGCAAGCGCACTCTGCGCAAACAGGTTCAGCCCTATGTGTCGTATACGGCGCGCAAGGCCATCATCCAGGAATTCACGCCGTCAAACGAAGAGCAGGAACTGTCCAGACTCGTCGCTGATTACTTGCGTCGCCCCAACCTGAAGGCCATGCCCGAGGGACAGCGCCAGCTGATTTCACTGGTGCTATGGAAGTTGCTCGCGTCCAGCTCGCACGCCATCGCAGGCGCGCTGGAGACGATGGCCAAACGGCTTCAGGGAGTGCTTGACGAAACTGCCGAGATTCCCGATCTGGCGGAAGAACTCGACGAGGACTACGAGTCGCTGGACGAAACCGCTGATGAGTGGAGCGAGCAGGAAGCCGCTTCTACGACGCCGAGCCGCTCAGAGCGGAATGCCATCGCGCAGGAAATCGAAGAACTTCGCCACTTCAAGGCGCTGGCAACCAGCATCCGCGACAACGCCAAAGGCAAGGCGCTGCTCACTGCGCTGGATCGCGCCTTTGCCGAGCTGGACCGGTTGGGCGCGGCCAGAAAGGCCATCATCTTCACCGAGTCCAAGCGCACACAGGAGTACCTCCTCAGCTTGCTGGCTGACACGCCCTACGGCGACGGCATCGTGCTCTTCAACGGCACGAACAGCGACCAGCGTGCGCAGGCGATCTACAAGGACTGGCTCAAACGCCACGAAGGCACTGACCGCATCACCGGCTCCAAGACTGCCGACACTCGTGCGGCACTGGTTGAGCACTTCAAGGAGCGCGGCAAGGTCATGATTGCCACCGAAGCTGGCGCCGAAGGCATCAACCTTCAGTTCTGTTCGCTCGTCATCAACTACGACCTGCCGTGGAACCCTCAGCGCATTGAGCAGCGCATCGGGCGCTGCCACCGTTACGGACAGAAGCACGACGTGGTGGTGGTGAACTTCGTTGATCTCAGCAACGAGGCGGACAAACGCGTCTACGAGTTGCTGGCGCAGAAGTTCCAACTTTTCGAGGGCGTGTTTGGCGCCAGCGACGAAGTGTTGGGCGCTATCGGTTCGGGTGTCGATTTCGAACGACGCATCGCTGATATCTATCAAAACTGCCGAGAGCCCGAGGAGATTAAGTCCAGTTTCGAGCAACTCCGACTTGACCTTTCGGGAGAGATCAGCGACGCCATGGTCAAGACGCGTCAACTCCTCTTGGAGAATTTCGATGAGGAAGTGCAAGCCAAGCTCCGTGTCCGCGCGGAAGATAGCCACAGCGCCCGGAGCAGATTCGAGCAGATGCTGATGGAGCTAAGCTCCGCGGAACTGGGCGAATTTGCCAGCTTCGATGACCACGGTTTCCTCCTGCAGCGTGTGCCGGACGGCATTGATGCCAGTGCACGCGCTGGAATCGAGCTGGGACGTTATGAGTTGCCCCGTCGCTCCGGCGACGCACACCTGTACCGAATCCATCACCCGCTGGCTTCATGGGTCACCGAGAAGGCCAAGGCCCGTACGCTTGAGGCTGCGAAGCTCGTGTTCGACTACGACGCATACGGTACCAGGGTGAGCACCCTGGAGCCTTATCGCGGCAAAGCGGGATGGCTCACACTGAAGCTGATCGAAGTCGATGCGTTGGGCAACCAGGAGCAGCACCTGCTGGTAACGGCCATCACGTCGGATGGCATCACTCTGCTGGAAGACGATCCCAGGAAGTTACTGCGCCTGCCCGCCGTTGCCCAGCCGCCCAGCCTGCTCAGCAGCGCGGACGACTCCGCACTGGCGTCCGACGTCGAAGCCCGCAAGGCCGAGCTGCTGCGCGAGATCAATCAGCGCAATCTCGGTTACTTCGAGCAAGAAGTACAGAAGCTGGATGCGTGGGCTGACGACCTGAAGTTGGGCCTTGAGCAGGAAATCAAGGAGATCGACCGGCAAATCAAGGAGGTGCGCAGCACTGCCGCCACCGCGCCGACGTTGGAAGAAAAGCTGTCCTGGCAGAAGAAGCAACGGGAGCTTGAGGGCAAGCGGAGCAAGCTCCGCCGCGATCTGTTCTCCCGGCAGGACGAAGTGGAAGCACAGCGCAACGGGCTCATCGGCCAGTTGGAATTGCAGCTTCAACAGCAAGTGGAGGAGCACATGCTGTTCACCATCGAGTGGGAACTGAAATGA
- a CDS encoding TrlF family AAA-like ATPase: MMTKREISRGAIWRQWDLHVHTPASFHWSGDRFDANLSSAKSKKLVDEMIEAMNKAEPAVFAIMDYWTFDGWLALRKRLKDEDAPVLKKTVLPGIELRLAAPMKRRLNAHVLFSNEVDEQVLRDFISALRIELVDRPLSEPALRELARKVGEDKLKHHGFKKSDVDASDEKALLAGVVIAEINADSYREAIRKVPNEHAIGLMPFDTNDGLAEVGWQEHYAYAMNLFQTSPIFETRDADLRGAFVGEQTAGNAKWFKNFQAGLNNIPRLAVSGSDAHCFVGTPGDNNKRGYGDFPSGKRTWIKADPTFHGLKQAILEPAKRSFIGDRPPKVQEVESNKTFYIESIEISKTVDKAGVGQWLHGCDIPLNPDLVAVIGNKGSGKSALADVIATLGNSKQSKHFSFLKKDRFWGKTGEPARHFTGTLTWRDESTESRPLNESPSEEKAELVRYIPQGYFEELCNEHVSGKSNAFEKELRAVIFSHASEEMRLGALDFDQLTEQQEQSLRNRLGEYRKELASTNADIVRIEEQLQPIELKKLTDLLLLKGKQIEEHDKLKPAEVAAPTEAMSPEQKQAAEGLAAATQQAEAARKRSQEIAGETTELAKRQKAIGNIREQLRLLQRSFDQAEKAVSDDVKLLGFVWTDLAAIEIKTAVLDQKSTELATKQGEIKIEAEKLADSLNAVTATQQGFTAKLNAPQQQYEAYQRQLGEWTKKRDELIGSITEPETKVGLETRIEQIKELPQQLKALEARRLQLSGEIFDTLDAQRRARAELFKPVQDLIQKNVLIREDYRLQFQATLAASADAIADQLFALIKQTSGDFRGQDDALATIRRLFDGHDLNTKDGALGFIASLQEKVLAAAKASGSDAGIFSLLKKGQPATAVYDLIFGLNFLEPRYSLLFQDTQIEQLSPGQRGALLLIFYLLVDKGKTPIILDQPEENLDNETVFRLLVPVLSEAKKQRQIIMVTHNPNLAVVCDAEQIIHARFDRALDSTISYESGAIENTGLNEVVVTILEGTKPAFENRYGKYH; the protein is encoded by the coding sequence ATGATGACAAAAAGAGAGATTTCTCGGGGTGCAATTTGGAGGCAGTGGGACCTGCATGTCCATACGCCCGCATCGTTTCATTGGTCGGGAGATAGGTTCGATGCCAATCTCTCTTCTGCAAAGAGCAAGAAGCTGGTCGATGAAATGATCGAGGCTATGAACAAGGCAGAACCTGCTGTGTTCGCGATCATGGATTACTGGACTTTTGACGGCTGGCTTGCACTACGAAAGCGCCTCAAGGACGAGGATGCCCCCGTCCTAAAAAAAACCGTCCTCCCAGGGATTGAACTTCGGCTTGCTGCTCCAATGAAACGGCGACTGAATGCACACGTACTGTTCTCGAACGAGGTCGATGAACAGGTGCTCAGGGATTTCATATCTGCCTTGCGCATTGAGTTAGTGGACAGGCCACTTTCCGAGCCTGCGTTGAGAGAGCTTGCCAGGAAGGTCGGTGAGGACAAGTTGAAGCATCACGGCTTCAAAAAATCTGATGTTGATGCTTCCGACGAGAAGGCTCTGCTCGCAGGAGTGGTGATTGCGGAGATCAACGCTGACTCGTACAGGGAAGCGATTCGGAAGGTTCCGAATGAGCACGCGATCGGTCTCATGCCATTTGATACGAATGACGGACTGGCAGAGGTCGGATGGCAAGAGCACTACGCCTATGCCATGAACCTCTTTCAAACCTCTCCGATCTTCGAGACGCGAGACGCCGATCTGCGCGGCGCATTTGTTGGCGAGCAGACCGCCGGCAACGCCAAGTGGTTCAAAAACTTTCAAGCGGGTCTGAATAATATTCCGCGCTTGGCAGTCTCAGGAAGCGACGCCCACTGCTTCGTTGGAACACCTGGCGACAACAACAAGCGGGGCTATGGCGACTTCCCCTCTGGGAAAAGGACGTGGATTAAAGCTGACCCAACGTTCCATGGCCTCAAGCAAGCCATTCTTGAGCCGGCGAAGCGCTCCTTCATTGGTGACAGGCCGCCCAAGGTTCAAGAAGTCGAGTCCAACAAGACCTTTTACATCGAGTCTATCGAGATTAGCAAGACAGTGGACAAAGCTGGCGTCGGGCAGTGGCTGCACGGCTGTGACATCCCCCTGAATCCTGACCTTGTCGCCGTCATTGGGAACAAGGGAAGCGGCAAGAGCGCTTTGGCGGATGTCATCGCGACGCTCGGCAACTCCAAACAATCCAAGCACTTCAGCTTTTTAAAGAAGGATCGCTTTTGGGGCAAGACCGGCGAGCCCGCACGTCACTTCACCGGAACGCTGACCTGGCGAGACGAAAGCACCGAGTCCCGGCCATTGAATGAGTCGCCATCAGAGGAGAAGGCGGAGCTTGTTCGCTACATCCCGCAGGGCTACTTCGAAGAGCTTTGCAATGAGCACGTATCGGGCAAGTCGAACGCATTTGAGAAGGAGCTGAGGGCAGTGATCTTCTCCCATGCGAGCGAAGAAATGCGGCTTGGCGCACTCGACTTTGATCAGTTGACCGAGCAGCAGGAGCAGTCGCTCAGGAATCGCTTGGGTGAGTACCGTAAGGAGCTGGCATCGACCAACGCAGACATCGTTCGCATCGAGGAGCAGCTTCAACCGATTGAGCTGAAGAAACTCACCGATCTGCTTTTGCTTAAGGGCAAGCAGATCGAGGAACACGACAAGCTGAAGCCCGCGGAAGTCGCGGCGCCGACCGAAGCAATGAGCCCCGAGCAAAAGCAAGCGGCTGAAGGCTTGGCTGCAGCAACTCAACAGGCTGAAGCCGCCAGAAAGCGCAGCCAAGAGATTGCTGGCGAGACCACGGAACTGGCCAAACGCCAAAAGGCCATAGGGAATATTCGCGAGCAGTTGAGGTTGCTTCAACGATCTTTCGATCAAGCCGAAAAAGCTGTTTCCGACGATGTCAAACTTCTCGGCTTCGTTTGGACCGATCTCGCTGCCATCGAAATCAAGACCGCCGTTCTGGACCAGAAATCGACCGAGTTGGCAACGAAGCAAGGCGAGATAAAGATTGAGGCCGAAAAGCTGGCTGACAGCCTCAATGCCGTCACTGCAACTCAGCAAGGCTTTACCGCAAAGTTGAACGCACCGCAGCAGCAGTATGAGGCCTACCAGCGCCAGCTTGGGGAGTGGACTAAAAAGCGCGACGAACTCATCGGCTCAATCACCGAACCTGAGACCAAAGTCGGATTGGAAACCAGGATCGAGCAGATCAAGGAACTTCCGCAGCAGCTCAAGGCTTTGGAAGCGAGGCGTTTGCAGCTGTCCGGGGAAATCTTCGACACTCTTGATGCACAGCGGCGTGCGCGCGCGGAATTGTTCAAGCCGGTGCAGGACCTGATTCAGAAGAACGTCCTGATACGCGAGGACTACAGGCTGCAGTTTCAGGCAACGCTGGCGGCATCCGCTGATGCTATCGCCGACCAATTGTTCGCGCTGATCAAGCAAACCTCGGGTGACTTTCGCGGGCAGGACGACGCGCTGGCGACCATCAGAAGACTGTTCGATGGCCATGACCTGAACACCAAGGACGGGGCGCTAGGCTTCATTGCTTCCTTGCAGGAAAAGGTGTTGGCCGCTGCGAAGGCATCCGGTTCAGATGCCGGAATATTCAGCTTGCTGAAGAAGGGGCAGCCTGCCACGGCAGTCTATGACCTCATTTTTGGCTTGAACTTCCTTGAGCCTCGGTACTCGCTGCTCTTCCAGGACACGCAGATCGAGCAACTGTCTCCTGGCCAACGTGGCGCGCTTCTGCTGATCTTCTACTTGCTGGTGGACAAGGGAAAGACCCCCATCATTCTCGATCAGCCGGAAGAGAATCTTGACAACGAGACGGTGTTCCGTCTGCTCGTTCCCGTTCTCTCCGAAGCCAAAAAGCAGAGGCAGATCATCATGGTTACGCACAACCCCAACCTGGCGGTTGTTTGCGATGCAGAGCAGATCATCCATGCGAGGTTCGACCGAGCGTTGGACTCCACCATCAGCTATGAATCGGGAGCCATCGAGAACACAGGGTTGAACGAAGTCGTCGTGACCATACTGGAAGGTACGAAGCCCGCATTCGAGAACCGATACGGGAAATACCATTGA